A stretch of the Lolium perenne isolate Kyuss_39 chromosome 3, Kyuss_2.0, whole genome shotgun sequence genome encodes the following:
- the LOC139837462 gene encoding uncharacterized protein encodes MIKDLLRIGSQFIGYREYANRAEEKFAEANERADALAQKLEQSEAARKKAELAASKAKVEADEAKAKAAGVEELQKKLEDATTALDELKAAQASRDEGILKRLKSQSRRTLTQTNQDFDLDNPVNDPLLDALSLLEFHGREIREGVANANAGLSALFPYFFPKKEEPATFLNLAKMFNASEDLGLKMRQENMKVAVESTVALVADSQQTLDWMKVGDTSQIEQSRWRSLIKAAKPNTKKILAYLGIKPASTPSSSRPEV; translated from the exons atgatcaaggatcttctccgcatcggttcccaatttattgggtaccgtgaatatgctaatagagccgaag agaaatttgcagaggctaacgaacgcgccgacgcactggctcaaaaacttgagcaaagtgaggcggctcgcaagaaagccgaactcgctgctagcaaagccaaggtcgaagctgatgaagctaaggcgaaagctgctggtgtcgaggaactgcagaagaaacttgaggatgcgacaactgccttggatgagctcaaagctgcacaagcttctcgtgacgaaggaatcctcaagcgtttgaagtcgcaaagtcgacgtactctga cccaaacaaaccaggattttgatctggataatcctgtcaacgatcctctccttgacgcactttctcttctggagtttcacgggcgcgaaattcgtgaaggcgtggcaaatgctaatgcaggattgtcagcgttgttcccttatttctttccgaagaaagaagaacccgcaactttccttaaccttgccaagatgtttaatgcttcggaagacctgggattgaagatgcgtcaggagaatatgaaggttgctgtcgagagtactgttgccctggttgctgacagccaacagacgcttgattggatgaaggttggcgacaccagtcagatagagcagtcaagatggaggtcgctgatcaaggcggccaagcccaacacgaagaagatcttggcgtatctggggatcaagccagcttcaactcctagctcctcgaggccggaggtctag